The DNA segment AGGCGAAAGAAGATTCCTGCATTTTAAAGGACGACATTTCGTTCTTGGAAACGGAGATCGATCGAATGCAGGAAAAGTTGACTCCTTTGAAAAAGTTCATTCTGCCAGGCGGAAGTAAAGCATCTTCTTTTTTGCATATTTCCAGAACCGTCACGAGAAGGTTGGAAAGAGATATGGTTCGTTGTAAAGAAGAGGGGCTTGAAATTCTTTCTCCTCCTATGGTATTTATCAATCGTTTATCTGACTATTTTTTTGTAGCGGCTCGATTTGCAAATTTAGAAGAAAAGATTCAGGAGCCCGTATGGACGTCCCGAGCAAAAGCGTAAATTCTCATCCCAAGGCACTTCCGACGTTATTCCTCACGGAAACCTGGGAACGTTTTAGTTTTTATGGAATGAGGGCCTTGCTTGTTTTGTTTTTAACAAAGGTCTTTCACTATTCCGATCCGATCGCCCAAGATATTTACGGATATTATATCGGTCTCGTGTATCTGACTCCTTTGATCGGCGGATATCTCGCAGATCGATATCTGGGTTTTAAAACTTCCATCTATCTCGGGACAACGTTGATGATGTTTGGACATTTGAGTCTCGGCTTTGAGACAAAACCCTTTTTCTTTTTCGGACTCTTTTTACTCATCATAGGAGTCGGTTTTTTCAAACCGAGTATCTCAACGGTAATAGGGAGAATCTACGAAGAAGAAAACAAAAATCATATGAAAGATTCCGGTTTTACGATCTTTTATATGGGAATCAACTTAGGCGGTTTTTTAGGTCCGATCTTTTGCGGTTATTTTAGCGAATCATTTGGATGGGGATACGGTTTTGGCGTTGCTGCGTTCGGTGTGTTTTTCGGAATTACGATCTTTCTTTTCGGACAAAAAAAAATCCCTCAAATTGTATTTCAACCCGGTAAAAAAAATCATATCCAACCATCCAAGAAACTCGTTCCCCTCACAAAGGAAGAAAAAGAAAGAGTAGGCGTGATTCTCATTTTCACAACGTTGATGATCATTTTCTGGGGAGTGTTTGAACAGATCGGATCTTCGATGAATCTTTTTATCGATCGTCATGTGGACAGAAGTCTTTTCGGATATGAGATACCGACTCCTTTATTCCAATCTTTAAATCCTCTTTTGATCCTTGTTTTTGCACCTTTGGTGGCGTCCTTTTGGACAGCGCTTTCTAAAAGAAATTTAAAACCAGATACTTCGACCCGCTTTGCATACGGCTTTTTTATTTTGAGTTTGGGATATTTGACTCTGGTCGGAGCGACGTATGACTTTCAGAAAGGAAGCAAGATCTCTTTTCTTTGGGTTTTTTTGATGGTGACTCTGATTACAATCGGAGAACTGTTTACCTCTCCAGTTGGCCTTTCTTTAGTTACCAAATTGGCGCCTACTCATCTTGGGGGATTTTTGATGGGAGTGTGGTTTATTTCCAGTTTTTTTGGAGGAATCTTAACCGCTAAACTAGGCGGACTGATGAGCACGGATAATTTTCCTGTTTTTTTCGGTATGTTTGCGGGTCTTGCATTTGCGGGAAGTCTGATTCTTTATCTCGCAAGAAAAAAATTTCAGACTTGGATGCATGGAGGTGATTTATGATCAATTTTGAATATTTAAGGATACATATAAATCGTATCGTTTTGATTTTTTTTATTTTGGTTTTGTTTCAAACAAATCTTTTTGCAGATCCTTTTAGCGATTTGCTCAAGGATGATTTCGAAGCGGGACAAACTCTTCTTATTAAAAATTCTGTCTTTCAGAAATTGGGTGGGAAGTCCAAAGATCCCAAGGTAATCGAAATTACGAAGAATACGATTCCTTGGGCGATCATGGAAGGATTGGCTCCGGAAACGATTGCGGACTTGATCGTAAATCAATATTACGTTTCTCTTTCCGGAATGCGGTTTACGGAATCTGAAGACGCGATTCCAATCTTATCCAAACAAAAACTTTCCGAAAAAGATTTCGTTCTGGTTTCCTTGTTTGTAAAGGAAACCGATCAAGCAGGAATTCGAGAAGAGGTTAGAAACGTATTCTTATCCACTGTTTTAAAATCTCGCTGGGACGGATTTTCCATTCTCGCGGGAGGAAGAGCTTTGATTGCCGGAAAATATGTCGGAATTCCAGAAAACAGACTCGCATCCAGGATCTTGAGTTTATTTCCCACCAAGGGCGCGAATTCAGCGTTTGAAAAAACGGATTCTGCATTTAGACAGGCTATCTTTTTCAATCCCGCAAACGATCGTTATACACTCGCTTCCGACTTATTATCTCAACTTAGATCTCTTCATTCTGGAACCAAAAGTAAGTCTTTGGATTCATGGACTTCTTCGATTGCAACCGCAAGATCCTTGGATGGCAGTTTGAATTCCGCTGGAGACGTTGTGATTGGAGATAGGCCCAAGTTTGGCTTTGAAGAAAACATTCCGGAACCGCCCTTAGTTCCGGAAATAGAACCGGACGCTCCTGTCATTCCTGTGAAGGCAGAATGGGAAGTATTACAGTCTTCGAATTTGAACAAGGTCGTTCGGGAATGGTTGGGAACTCCTTACTATTGGGGAGGGACTTCTAAAAAGGGTGTGGACTGTTCCGGTTTTACGTTTAGTTCCTTGACGGATGCCAGGGTTGGAGTTCCCACAAAAATCGTTCCTCGTGTAGGGAATGGTCAAGCAAAAGTAGGGAACAATGTGTCCCGTGAAAATCTAAAGGCAGGAGATTTGATCTTTTTTTCGGCTTCTCCAAATCAGAGTAAGATTACTCACGTAGGACTTGTGATTTCGGATAAGGAATTTGCACATGCCTCTTCTACAAGAGGGGTTGTAATCGATAAAATTTCTATAAAATGGTGGGTGGATCGTTATGTGACATCGAGACGCGTTTTTAAGAAAGTGAATCCTTAATCGATTCTGAAACTTTAAAGACATGAACGTTCTTTAACGAACCTTTTTTAGTCTTTTAAAGAGTTTTCCAAGGTCCTGATTTTTTTTTAAAAGGACTTCGTAATGATTTTTCGAATTTCTGAGACACTCTATTTTTTTGGTCTTCAAACTTTTTCTTGTATTTGAATTTTTTCCAAATATAGGAGCCTTATAGACAGCTTGCGATTTCTATAAGGTTCCCGTCTTTTTTAAGAATCAAACCAATCTCGATAATCCAATACAGAAAAACAGTAAGCCGGATCACATTCTAAGGTTCGAATGATTCGATTGTTTAGCAAATCGAGGTGGAGGATATACCTGTAATTCCTGTGAAACGTGGGAGCTCCCTCATTCATCATATTCACGATAGAATCTCCAACTCCAATCTCATCCAGCCATAACAAATAATTAAAAAGATAACAACGTGAAACGCCATGCGTCTGGGCAAGGGTTCCGAGTAAGGCCCATGCTCCCGTATTCATCCGAACGTTCATTCGCTTCATCTTTTCTGTCCCCAAACTCGGTTGATACATAGTTTTTCCTGCTTTTTTTCCTAAACGTTTGGTCGAAGTAAGATACTTTCCATATATCTTCAAAAGCGTGGGAATTCGTTTTGGCAACATTCGTCTCTTTTCTTCACGATAGCGGAGCAAAGTAGATTCCGGTATTAACAACGTAACCACGTCTGTTTTGCTTTCTCTGAGAATCGATTCAATTTCAAAGTCTGATTTTAAAAGTAATACGCCCATACCGAATACGGTTCCTGGACATTTCAAAACGAATCGTTTAAAACAAAAAAAAGATTGAATGGAAATCAAAAGTCAAAAAAAGGCTATGTTCAGTTGATTCAAGAGCTTTCTCTTCCTATAAAAAATCCGAGTTTTACAAATTCGTTTTTTAAAAAAGATTCGGACCCATCCAAAATAAAATGGATTTATTCCTTTAGATTGAGTTCTTCCACAATCCCCATAAGAATTTTGGTCTTTTCCATCGGATTGGGATCGACTAAGATTTCTTGTTTTTTTGAAAATTCAAAATTGAGAATGGATGCGATGAAGTCGATCGGGAAAGGATGGGTCATGAGTTCGTTCATTCTCAAAATCAGATCCTCTCCGGCGCCCTCGGAAAGAAGGATTCTTTTGGTCATGAACAAGAGTCTTTCAAATATTTTTATAAATTCTTCATTTTTGAGATATTCAAAATCGGGTTCTATTTTTTCGATTCTTGCAACTCGAAAGGGTTCTACGGTTTCGTAGTCGATGAGTTTTGCGATTCCTTTTCCTTCCAGAAGAATATTGGATCTTCCGTCAGGAAGCGGGTCTCTTCGGATAATCTTTCCCCAGCCGAATACGGTTTCAATTTCGGGATGTTTGGATGGAGCTCTCGATTTTGCGGGAATGATCGGAGCGATCGCCAATTCTTCGCCCGATTCCATACAATAATCCAACATCAGTCTATATCTCGGTTCAAAGATATGGAGAGGTAGGTATGTCCCAGGAAACAGAATGATTTCCGGTAAAGGAAAGATTGGGACAGTAGTGGTTGACACGGGAAGGATACTATAACTGCTTAGAGAGAAACCGTAAATCAAAATCCACAGGCATGGTAGAATTTGTATTATCTGGACCGAAACCGTTTTCAAACCTCCACTGAAAATCTTAAGAATTTAAAAATCATCGTAATCGGAGATTTCATTTTAGATGAATATTTGATCGGAGAAGTCAATCGAATCTCTCCCGAAGCTCCGGTCCCCGTAGTCTGGGTCCGCAAAGAAAAGATCACCTTAGGCGGAGCCGGAAACGTAGTCAAAAATTTATCGAGCTTAGGAGTTCAATCCATCGTTCTTGGAAGAGCGGGCAAGGACGATAAGGCGAAAATTCTTTCCGAGTTATTGGAAAAGGAGAATACGGATTCTCAAAAAAACTTTCTGATTCAATCGGCGGAAGTTCCCACCATTTTAAAAACCAGAGTCATCGCAGGTCATCAACAGGTTTGCAGAATCGATAAAGAAGAACTAAAACCGATTACCGAAAAAGAAGAAAAACAATTGATCCAAGCCTTTTTGGATCGAATCGATTCCGCTGACGGAGTGATTCTTTCCGACTACGATAAAGGAACCTTAACTCCGAAAATCATCTACGAAATTTCCAGGATCTGTTTGGAGCGAAAAAAGATAGTCACCGTTGATCCTCAAGTCAGTCATTTTTTTCAATACCAAGGTGCAAGCATTCTCACCCCAAACCACCACGAAGCAGGCAAGGCGCTGGGTAGAAAATTGGAAACCGATTCTGAAATTCTTCAAGCCGCGGAGGAGATCACGGAAAAACTTTCCTGTCCTTCTCTTATGATCACAAGAGGAGAAAAGGGAATGAGTTTGTATCTGACATCTCAAAAAGAAATCTTTCACATTCCCACGGTCGCGAGAGAAGTATTCGACGTGACCGGAGCGGGAGACACAGTCATCAGCACATACACCGCGTATCATGCAGCGGGTTTAAGCGAACTCGATGCGAGCGTGGTTTCCAACGCGGCTGCGGGAGTTGTGGTCGCAAAACTCGGGGCCGAAACCGTCACCCCGGAAGAATTAAAAAATTCTCTTTCTGCGATGGGAACCTTCCAAGGATAATCGATCTATGAATCTCAAAAGTCATATCGTTCCTTGGGAAGAAGCGGCTAACGTATCGGATCGAATCCGTAAAACCGGGAAAATCGTTTTTACAAACGGTTGTTTTGACCTCGTTCACCGAGGACATCTCACCTATCTTTCCCAGGCGCGGGAACTGGGAGATTTTCTTTGGGTGGGAATCAATGCCGATCTTTCCGTGAAACGCTTAAAAGGTGAACAAAGACCGGTCGTTTCCGAAGAGGACCGAGCCATTCTTCTTTCCAGCCTTCGATTTGTGGATGCGGTCACGATTTTTCCGCAAGATACTCCGTTGGAGCTCCTACGTTTGGTCCGACCGGCGATTCACGTCAAAGGAGGGGACTACAAAATTGAAGATCTTCCCGAAACACCGCTCGTCCGAGAATTCGGCGGCGAGGTCACGATTTTGCCGTTTGTATCCGGAAAATCCACCACGGGTTTGATCCAGAAAATCCTGAAACTCTAAAACAAGGTCTTTCTATTTTTTTAGAGACAGAATTCTGTGAAATTCCTGTTTGAATTTCTGGAAACTCCCAAAACTCTGTTCTGAAAGGCGGGAATGGAAGTTGTCGAGAACTAAGTTTATCTTTGTAACCGGAGGGGTGAGTTCCTCACTTGGAAAGGGAGTCACCGTTGCGGCTCTGGGTTGTCTGTTGGAAAGCCGTGGTTACACTGTTTCCCTCCAAAAGATGGACCCTTATATCAATATCGATCCGGGTACGATGAGTCCGTATCAACACGGAGAGGTTTATGTGACCGCCGACGGAGCCGAGACGGATTTGGATCTCGGTTATTACGAACGTTTTACTCATTCTAAATTGACCAGAAAGAATTCCGTTTCCACAGGACAGATTTATAACACAGTCATTCAAAGAGAAAGAAAGGGAGACTATCTCGGCCGAACCGTTCAGGTGGTTCCGCATATCACCAACGAAATTCGAAATCGAATGTATATCGTTGCCCGTGAAGAAAATCCGGATTTTATCATCGTAGAAATCGGAGGAACCGTAGGAGACATCGAATCGATTCCATTCTTAGAAGCGATCCGTCAGATGCGCTATGAACACGGAAATTCAAACGTACTTTTTGTGCACCTCACCTTGGTTCCGACCATCACCGCCGCAGGAGAAGCAAAGACAAAACCGACTCAACATTCCGTGAAGGAATTATTAGGGCTCGGAATTCAGCCCGACATTTTAGTCTGTAGAGTTTCTCAGCCGATGACCAAAGAGATGAAAAACAAACTTTCTCTTTTTTGCAACGTGAAAGAAGAAAACGTAATCTCCGCGAGTGACATCACGACTTCTATATACGAAATTCCTAAAATGTATAAGGAAGAAAAGTTGGACGAGGTCGTTCTAAAAACCATGGGCCTCGAACTCGGAACCTCCAAGTTCAAGGGATGGGATACGATGGTGAAAGGTCTTCTCACCACAAAACACACGGTTCAGGTCGCGGTAGTGGGAAAGTATATCTCCTTACAAGATGCATATCGCTCCATCTACGAAAGCCTTTCTCACGGCGGAATCGCTCACGAAGCGAAAGTTGAATTCGTAAAAATTGATCCCGAAAACCTGGATAAGGAAAATGTAATCAATACTCTCAAAAACGTTCACGGGATTCTGGTTCCCGGCGGTTTTGGCGATCGCGGAATCGAAGGCAAGATTCTCGCGATCCAATACGCAAGAACCCAAGGAATTCCATTTTTTGGAATCTGTCTCGGAATGCAATGTGCGGTTGTCGAATACGGAAGAAACGTACTCGGACTCAAAGACGCAAATTCCACGGAGATCAGACCCGATACCGAAAATCCTGTGATTTCCCTCTTAGAGGAACAAAATGATATCGAACAAATGGGCGGAACGATGAGACTCGGTTCCTATCCTTGCAAAATCAAAAAAGGAACCCTGGCTTTCGCGGAATACAAGTCCGAGCTCATACACGAACGTCATAGACATCGGTTCGAATTTACAAATCGATACAAACAACAATTCGAAGAAAACGGAATGGTTCTTTCCGGTTCTTCACCGGATGACAACCTCGTTGAGATTGTGGAAATTCCAAAACATAATTGGTTTATAGGAGTTCAGTTTCATCCGGAATTCCAGTCCAAACCGACGGCGCCGCATCCTTTATTCGCTGGATTTATCGGCGCAGCCGTGAAATACTCAAAGAAAGGATCATCATGAAAGACAATACCTGCACCCAAAGAGAATTCCTAAACGGAGCCAAGATCGGAGGAGACCAACCTTTCTTTTTAATCTCCGGTCCTTGTGTGATGGAGAATCGGGATTTATTGGATCGAGTTTGTGCCGAAATGATCGAGATCTGCGCAGAATTGAAAATTCCTTATATTTTTAAAAGCAGTTTTGACAAAGCCAACCGTTCTTCCGTAAATTCTTACAGAGGCCCCGGACTTGCGGAAGGTATTAAAAATTTAGAATATATCAAAAACAAATACAATGTTCCCGTTCTTACGGACATCCACGAAACACATCAAATCGGTCCGCTCAAGGACGTGATCGACATCTATCAAATCCCTGCTTTCTTATGCAGACAAACGGATCTCATTGCAGAATCCGCTAAAACCGGAAAATGGGTGAACGTAAAAAAAGGACAATTCCTCGCCCCATCCGACACCCGTCATATCGCGACAAAGATGAAAGAATCCGGCAACGATAAGATTCTCGTGACCGAAAGAGGAACCTCCTTTGGCTACGGAAATTTGATCTTTGACGGAAGAGCGATTCCCATCATTCACGGATTCGACATTCCTTTGATCTTCGACGCAACCCATTCCGCACAACTTCCCGGAGCCGCTGGAAACAGCACCGGAGGACAAAGAGAATTTATTCCGAGTATATTACGTTCCGCTGTTTCTTTGGGAATCGAAGGGATTTTTATGGAAGTTCATCCCGATCCGGAAAAGGCGCTTTCGGATGCTACAACTCAATATCCTCTTTCCCAGATCAAAGCTCTGCTCAAAGAAATGATCGGACTGGATCGATATATCAAAAAGGAAATCTTAGTTTCCAGAAACCAGTCGTAATCGGATCTTTTATGAAACGAGCTTACAACAGGATTCGAATTCTTTTCATTCTGATTTCGTTTTGTTTGTCCGCATTCTTATTTACGGATTGTAAAAAGCTAAATTACGAAAGAGTGGAAAAAGAAAGAGAAGCGGGAGCATCGATTTCCATTCGGAACTTTAAAAGAGAAGCATATACTCAGGACGGAAGACTTCAATGGGAACTCAAAGCGCTGGAATCCTACGTTTTTGTAAACGAAGATCGGACCATCTTTTATAATATCGATTTCGATCAGTATGAAGATGGAAAATTCAAATCCAAACTACTCGGTGAAAAAGGAGAGATCAATCACAAGACACGATTGATGAAACTGGAAGGAAAGATCTTTCTAAGAACGGACGATAACAAAACCCTCACTGCAAGAGCGATCGAATACAATATGGATACCAAAAAATTGGTATCGGATTCTGAAGTTACCGTAAGTGCAGATGGAACCACGATTCATGGGGTGGGCCTAAGAGCAGATAAAGATCTCAATAAGTTTACAATCCTAAGACCTACCGCCATTACACAGGGAGGCACCAACCCATTAAAAGCCGCCGGTTCCAAATGATTCGAAAATCAACATTCTTACTTTTTTTATTTTTACTTGCGTTTCCTAATTTCGGAAACGTAAAACCTCCTTTGCCGATCGGAAGTGAAACCGCGGATCGAAAATTTATCAGCATTCCCGATACCATTCCCGAAAAGAAAAATTCCGCTCCCGACTTTCCCACGCTTTGGGGAGGATCTTCCTTAACCCAGGAAGATAAGACAATCTCGGGTTTAAAGATCACAACTTTTAGTTTGGATGGAGGAGCTTGGATCCAACACAGAAAGGTAAAACTTTCGGCGAGCCAGATCGAAGTCTACGGAAAGGACGCATTTAAAGGATTTCTTAAAGGTGGAGTTTTTATCCAGGACGGAGACAACGGAGTCACTCTCAGAGCGGGAACGGGAGAATACGATAAAATGGAGGAAAAGATTTATATCAAAGATCGTCCCCGTCTGTTTCACACGGATAAAAGCGGAATCAAAACCGTCATCTCCGCAACCTTTATAGAAAGAAACCTCGCTAAAAAAACTACGATCTTAAAAGAAAACGTAATCATCGCACATCCTCAGATCACCATCCTTTGTAAAGAAGCAGTCTTTGAAGAAGACGAGGATAAGATCACAACGGATCCCAATCCGATTCTGATTGCGAAAGACAGATATCTGACCGGAAAACAACTCACGTTTCATACAAACGAAAATAGAATCGAACTGACCGGAGACAGCATTCTATTTCAAAATTATACTGAAACCGAAAAAGTGGAAAACAAGGATTCAAAAAATTCGAAACCTGCCGAAGAAAAGCAGAAAAAAGAAGTTACCCGAGTCGCGATTTTAAAAGGAGATCAGCTGGTCAGCGATAAGGATGAAAACGGAGAAACGAGAGTGGGTCTGTATGGAAACGCCAAGATCTATCGGCACACGATGAAAATGGAAGCTGAAAAATTGATCAGCTATGGAAAAAACTCCACAAAGATAGAGGCTCGAAATCAAATCACAATTCACGATCGAGAAAACAGATTGATCCTCTCCGGGAATGTCCTTGACTACTTTAAAAACGAACAGTACATTCATTTGACCGATTCGGGGAAAATCGATTTTCTTGATAAAAAATCCGAGACAGTTACAAGCACAATGACAGCCGTCGAATTTGAACGATTTCTGGATAAAAATGAAACCGTGATTCGTGGAAACGTAATTATAGAAGGCAAGGATTCTTCCGCAACGGGGGAATACGCAACTTATTTTGAAAAAGAGGAAAAAGTGTATCTTGAGGGAAATCCTACGTTAAAGAAAAACGGCAGAGACATTCATGCAGGAAGAATCATATTCTTTCCAAGAGAAGGTCGCGCGCTTTTAACCGATGGAATCGTTCCCGGAAAGTAAACTACGATTATGAGTAAAACCTTCCGAATGGAAAACCTGGTCAAGGTCTACAACAAAAGAAAGGTAGTAGACGGAGCCAGTTTTGATATCACTAAAGGAGAAGTAGTCGGCCTGCTTGGTCCGAACGGCGCCGGGAAAACCACTTCTTTTTATATGTCCGTGGGTTTTGTTAGACCCGATTCCGGTAAAGTTTATATCGACGGACAAGACGTTACCGATTCTCCGATGCATATCCGTGCGAGATCCGGGGTCGGTTATCTCGCGCAAGAAGCTTCTATCTTTCGAAAACTCACGGTCGCCGAAAACCTGGAAGCAATCCTTGAGACGATGAATCTATCCAGAACCGAAATCATAAAAAGAAGAGACGAACTCCTTATCGAACTACAGATCATGAGAGTCGCCAACCAAAAGGGTTATACTCTTTCGGGAGGTGAAAGAAGACGTTGTGAAATCGCGAGAGCTTTGGTTACAAATCCCGATTTCATTCTTCTGGACGAACCGTTTGCGGGAGTAGATCCGATCGCGGTAAAGGACATTCAAACCGTAATCCAGTCTCTCAAAAAAAGAGGTCTTGGAATTTTGATCACGGATCACAACGTTCGCGAAACTCTAAAGATCACGGACCGCGCGTATATCATGTATAGCGGTAGAATTTTGATTTCCGGTTCCACACACGATCTCGTAAACGATCCGGAAACAAGAAGAATCTATTTGGGCGAGGATTTTACGCTGTGAATCTCAGTCACTCACTGGTTCAAAAACAAACCCAGAAACTGGTGATGACTCAAGACTTAAGACAGTCCATAGAATTGCTTCCCCTTTCCACGATCGAACTCTCCGATCGGATCAGTTCGGAACTCATAGAAAATCCGATGCTCGAAGAAGAATATGCATCCGAAAAAAATCGAACCCCCGATCTTTACAGCAGAGACGATCTCCGAAGAAAAGAAAAGAACGACTTCATTAAAAATTCTGACGTAACCTGGCAGGATAATTATTCCATCGATAGAGCCGGATCAACCGGTTCCGACGCAGGCGATCGAAATCAAAAATATATAGAATCCTCTCCTGAAAAAAGTTCTCTTTCGGAGCATCTTCTCTGGCAGCTTCGACTTTCAAGTTTAAAACCCGACGAGATAACGATCGGAGAAATGTTGATCTCGATGTTGGACGATCACGGATTTATCTCGATTCCGATTCCCGACTTTTGCAAGGAGATGAGTCTGAATGAAAAGAAAGTGCGTAAGGTTCTCGGACAAATCCACAGACTGGATCCTCTCGGCATCGGCGCGAAAGACGTGCAAGAAACACTGCTCATTCAGGCAAAGATTCTTAAGCCGGAAGACATTAAACTGCATACTCTAATCCAAGATCATATCAAGGATCTTGAAAAACTGGATTACAAGACCATATCCAAAAAAATGGAGTTGTCTTTGGAAGCGGTGGAATCGCTCGCCTCAGAGATCAAAAAGCTGGAGCCGTATCCCGCAACTCTTTACACTTCCAACAAACCCGATTATGTGATGCCGGACGTGATCGTGCGCGAAGTCGAGGGGGAATTTGACATCTATATCAACGACGAATGGATTCCAAAACTAAAAATTAATAAAGAATATAAGAATATTCTAAAAAACGCAAAAGATAACGACAAGGAATATATCACCACGAAACTCGGTTCCGCGGAATGGCTGATTCGTTCCGTAAATCAAAGAAGACAAACCTTGTTTAAGGTGACATCCGCAATCATCGAAATGCAGATCGAGTTTTTTAGAAAAGGAATCCAATTCATCCGCCCTTTAACCCTAAAAGACATCGCCGAAAGACTCGATATGCACGAATCTACCGTATCCAGAATCACTTCCAATAAATACATACAGACATCTCGTGGAATTCTCGAATTAAAATGGTTTTTCTCTTCCGGTGTGCGATCATCGGAAGGAGGAATCGAATCCTCCAAAAAAATTCACGATCTCATTCGTAATCTTGTCAAAGAAGAAAAATCGGAAAGCCCGTTGTCCGATCAGGAAATCGTGGAAGCAATTCAAAAACAAGGAATTGAAATCGCGAGGCGAACTGTCGCGAAATATAGAAAAATTCTAAAAATTCTACCATCGAGTCAGAGAAAGAAAGTTAAGTCATTGGAGTCTAGGTAAATCGTATGTCCATGCCGGGAATCAACGTTTCCAATATTCTCAAAGAACACGAAGAACTTGGACTGCGTCTTCTGGCAGGAGAAAAAGGACTGACCAATCGAATCAACATGTCCGAGATCAACAGACCCGGTCTTTCACTCACAGGCTTTTACGAAAGTTTTGCACACGATCGAATTCAGATTTTCGGAAAAGGAGAATGGGCGTTTATCACTTCTCGATCCCCCGAGGACTTAAAACAAATCGCGGCGGACTTTTTTAGTTTTCATCTCAACTGTATTATCTTCACCCACGGAAACATGCCGCCGCCGATTTTTTTGGAAAACTGCGAGCGTCTCGGAATTCCTCTGATGATCTCGGACGTATCCACGCATAAATTCATCACTCTCATTTCAGGAATTTTGGATCGCAGTCTG comes from the Leptospira sp. WS92.C1 genome and includes:
- a CDS encoding DUF1564 domain-containing protein; the encoded protein is MGVLLLKSDFEIESILRESKTDVVTLLIPESTLLRYREEKRRMLPKRIPTLLKIYGKYLTSTKRLGKKAGKTMYQPSLGTEKMKRMNVRMNTGAWALLGTLAQTHGVSRCYLFNYLLWLDEIGVGDSIVNMMNEGAPTFHRNYRYILHLDLLNNRIIRTLECDPAYCFSVLDYRDWFDS
- a CDS encoding cob(I)yrinic acid a,c-diamide adenosyltransferase — protein: MKIYTKKGDLGQTSLASGAKVTKSDARVGLYGTADELNSTIGVVKAFLPAQSVLHSSLEMIQNLLFELGSELAGFQAKEDSCILKDDISFLETEIDRMQEKLTPLKKFILPGGSKASSFLHISRTVTRRLERDMVRCKEEGLEILSPPMVFINRLSDYFFVAARFANLEEKIQEPVWTSRAKA
- a CDS encoding peptide MFS transporter yields the protein MDVPSKSVNSHPKALPTLFLTETWERFSFYGMRALLVLFLTKVFHYSDPIAQDIYGYYIGLVYLTPLIGGYLADRYLGFKTSIYLGTTLMMFGHLSLGFETKPFFFFGLFLLIIGVGFFKPSISTVIGRIYEEENKNHMKDSGFTIFYMGINLGGFLGPIFCGYFSESFGWGYGFGVAAFGVFFGITIFLFGQKKIPQIVFQPGKKNHIQPSKKLVPLTKEEKERVGVILIFTTLMIIFWGVFEQIGSSMNLFIDRHVDRSLFGYEIPTPLFQSLNPLLILVFAPLVASFWTALSKRNLKPDTSTRFAYGFFILSLGYLTLVGATYDFQKGSKISFLWVFLMVTLITIGELFTSPVGLSLVTKLAPTHLGGFLMGVWFISSFFGGILTAKLGGLMSTDNFPVFFGMFAGLAFAGSLILYLARKKFQTWMHGGDL
- the rfaE2 gene encoding D-glycero-beta-D-manno-heptose 1-phosphate adenylyltransferase, which translates into the protein MNLKSHIVPWEEAANVSDRIRKTGKIVFTNGCFDLVHRGHLTYLSQARELGDFLWVGINADLSVKRLKGEQRPVVSEEDRAILLSSLRFVDAVTIFPQDTPLELLRLVRPAIHVKGGDYKIEDLPETPLVREFGGEVTILPFVSGKSTTGLIQKILKL
- the rfaE1 gene encoding D-glycero-beta-D-manno-heptose-7-phosphate kinase, coding for MYYLDRNRFQTSTENLKNLKIIVIGDFILDEYLIGEVNRISPEAPVPVVWVRKEKITLGGAGNVVKNLSSLGVQSIVLGRAGKDDKAKILSELLEKENTDSQKNFLIQSAEVPTILKTRVIAGHQQVCRIDKEELKPITEKEEKQLIQAFLDRIDSADGVILSDYDKGTLTPKIIYEISRICLERKKIVTVDPQVSHFFQYQGASILTPNHHEAGKALGRKLETDSEILQAAEEITEKLSCPSLMITRGEKGMSLYLTSQKEIFHIPTVAREVFDVTGAGDTVISTYTAYHAAGLSELDASVVSNAAAGVVVAKLGAETVTPEELKNSLSAMGTFQG
- a CDS encoding LON peptidase substrate-binding domain-containing protein; protein product: MLPVSTTTVPIFPLPEIILFPGTYLPLHIFEPRYRLMLDYCMESGEELAIAPIIPAKSRAPSKHPEIETVFGWGKIIRRDPLPDGRSNILLEGKGIAKLIDYETVEPFRVARIEKIEPDFEYLKNEEFIKIFERLLFMTKRILLSEGAGEDLILRMNELMTHPFPIDFIASILNFEFSKKQEILVDPNPMEKTKILMGIVEELNLKE
- a CDS encoding C40 family peptidase, translating into MNRIVLIFFILVLFQTNLFADPFSDLLKDDFEAGQTLLIKNSVFQKLGGKSKDPKVIEITKNTIPWAIMEGLAPETIADLIVNQYYVSLSGMRFTESEDAIPILSKQKLSEKDFVLVSLFVKETDQAGIREEVRNVFLSTVLKSRWDGFSILAGGRALIAGKYVGIPENRLASRILSLFPTKGANSAFEKTDSAFRQAIFFNPANDRYTLASDLLSQLRSLHSGTKSKSLDSWTSSIATARSLDGSLNSAGDVVIGDRPKFGFEENIPEPPLVPEIEPDAPVIPVKAEWEVLQSSNLNKVVREWLGTPYYWGGTSKKGVDCSGFTFSSLTDARVGVPTKIVPRVGNGQAKVGNNVSRENLKAGDLIFFSASPNQSKITHVGLVISDKEFAHASSTRGVVIDKISIKWWVDRYVTSRRVFKKVNP